The following nucleotide sequence is from Caldanaerobius fijiensis DSM 17918.
TATTAGCCGTGATTATCTTTATCTTTTCTTCTAACTGTTCCAATTCTTTAGAAATCCGTTCTTCTTGCTCTGTGAGATCCATCTTTTTAGCCAATGCCGCCTGGGCCAAATCTTCGCGGTTGGAAGCAATTGATAGATCAGCCTGTTCCTGTGCCAATCGTATTTTATCCCTTATATCTGATAGGTTACTTTCAAGCCTTTTCTTAACCGTAGTAACCTCGATAAGCGACTTATTTATCTTATTTAATTGCTCTCTCAGTTCTTCAAGAGACAGCTCTAGAGCCTCTTCAGGGTCTTCTAGTTCATTCAATATTGAATTTGCCTTTGCCTTAAAAATTGACTTTACTC
It contains:
- a CDS encoding PspA/IM30 family protein, whose amino-acid sequence is MGLVDRVKSIFKAKANSILNELEDPEEALELSLEELREQLNKINKSLIEVTTVKKRLESNLSDIRDKIRLAQEQADLSIASNREDLAQAALAKKMDLTEQEERISKELEQLEEKIKIITANKEKLERHIYDLQNKKEELIAMNRAADAQIMVKEAIAGISSDILNINQRIARAQEKIKEKNNRVAAMDELIEINALDVLDETDPIQEELNKIQREERIKQELEQLKKKKGVS